A region from the Aegilops tauschii subsp. strangulata cultivar AL8/78 chromosome 5, Aet v6.0, whole genome shotgun sequence genome encodes:
- the LOC141022660 gene encoding uncharacterized protein, which produces MAMPMLTADNYTVWAIKAQTILDVHTVWEAVAPGDAAVNARKDKMARALLLGALPEDVLLLVSTKLTAREVWDSLKVRIIGADRVRAARLGTLRGEFDRMKMADGEELNVYGGRLAAMAARYANLRETLGDAALVKKLLDTVPDRLFPVVAGIEQFHDVTTMAFDEALGRLRAFDERVRRRGQVGDERGGEQLLMMAAQWAARERRHDGARDNDDWRSLASGSGGNMRRRCYKCGEHGHFRRECPQLGKGPAAEHTLLAGAYVDDDGLL; this is translated from the coding sequence ATGGCGATGCCGATGCTGACCGCGGACAACTACACGGTTTGGGCCATCAAGGCGCAGACGATCCTCGACGTCCACACCGTATGGGAGGCGGTGGCACCGGGCGACGCGGCGGTGAACGCGCGGAAGGACAAGATGGCGCGCGCGTTGCTTCTCGGGGCGTTGCCAGAGGATGTGCTGCTGCTGGTGTCGACGAAGCTCACCGCCAGGGAGGTATGGGACTCCCTGAAGGTGAGGATCATCGGCGCCGATCGGGTCCGCGCAGCGAGGCTGGGGACGCTGCGCGGCGAATTCGACCGGATGAAGATGGCGGACGGCGAGGAGCTCAACGTTTACGGTGGGAGGCTtgcggcgatggcggcgaggtATGCCAACCTCAGGGAGACGCTGGGCGACGCAGCACTTGTCAAGAAGTTGCTGGATACGGTGCCGGATCGCCTCTTCCCTGTCGTCGCCGGCATCGAGCAGTTCCACGACGTGACGACGATGGCGTTCGATGAAGCGCTCGGGCGGCTGCGTGCGTTCGACGAGCGGGTTCGGCGCCGTGGACAAGTCGGCGACGAGCGCGGGGGTGAGCAGCTGCTCATGATGGCGGCGCAGTGGGCAGCACGGGAGCGTCGACACGACGGTGCTCGGGACAACGACGACTGGCGCAGCTTGGCGTCGGGGAGCGGCGGCAACATGCGCAGGCGCTGCTACAAGTGCGGGGAGCACGGGCACTTCCGGCGTGAGTGCCCGCAGCTGGGGAAAGGACCGGCGGCGGAGCACACTCTCTTGGCCGGcgcctacgtcgacgacgacgGACTCCTCTAG